A single region of the Mechercharimyces sp. CAU 1602 genome encodes:
- a CDS encoding mechanosensitive ion channel family protein, which translates to MMAVDDLLKNAEETTDEIVNNPTLFLTKIMEEWLYPVVKVALIVVLAMLALKFSARFIDRIFELRRDGNKNVTLSRLIQSTARYVIYFLAGLMILYSGFGINPAPLLAGAGIVGLAIGFGAQSLVKDVISGFFLIFDNQMEVGNYVELNGKVQGVVEEIGLRVSRIRAFDGRMQYVSNGEITQVSNYSRDEMRPLVNVKVPYEADVSLVWDVLDDICADIGRRYAPYLKESPSILGITSIQDNGTQFTLMALCEADQYWFIEREIRKAVVERLNKEEISLAYPRRVVDYVEAQSDEGVVRKKGSFMSQNRAGEAD; encoded by the coding sequence ATGATGGCGGTTGATGATTTACTTAAAAATGCCGAGGAAACAACAGATGAAATTGTAAATAACCCAACCCTATTTTTAACGAAAATTATGGAAGAGTGGTTATACCCGGTAGTGAAAGTGGCGCTCATCGTGGTGTTAGCTATGTTGGCTTTGAAGTTTTCTGCCCGCTTTATAGACCGCATTTTTGAGCTCAGGAGAGATGGAAATAAAAATGTAACCCTGAGCAGATTGATTCAGTCGACGGCGCGGTATGTTATATATTTCTTAGCGGGTCTGATGATCTTGTATAGCGGTTTTGGGATTAACCCCGCTCCTCTCTTAGCTGGTGCAGGGATTGTCGGATTGGCGATTGGCTTTGGAGCACAAAGTTTGGTGAAAGATGTGATCAGTGGCTTTTTCCTCATATTCGATAACCAGATGGAAGTAGGCAATTATGTTGAATTGAACGGTAAAGTTCAAGGTGTGGTGGAGGAGATTGGCTTACGTGTTTCTAGAATTCGCGCCTTTGATGGTAGGATGCAATATGTATCCAATGGTGAGATCACACAAGTTTCCAATTATAGCCGTGATGAGATGCGTCCGTTGGTTAACGTGAAAGTCCCCTATGAAGCAGATGTTTCGCTTGTGTGGGATGTATTGGATGATATTTGTGCAGATATCGGACGGCGCTATGCGCCGTATTTGAAGGAGTCTCCTTCAATCTTAGGGATTACCAGCATTCAGGATAATGGTACACAATTTACATTGATGGCGTTGTGCGAGGCTGATCAGTATTGGTTTATCGAACGTGAAATTCGCAAAGCAGTAGTAGAGCGTTTAAATAAAGAAGAGATCAGTTTAGCTTATCCACGGCGAGTGGTTGATTATGTAGAAGCACAAAGTGATGAAGGTGTTGTGAGAAAGAAAGGGTCGTTTATGAGCCAGAACAGAGCGGGTGAAGCCGACTAA
- a CDS encoding YitT family protein, whose product MNQLYKAVKFSRKWFVVALGSFLVAIGLELFLIPNQIIDGGVVGLSIIFSEITPLSLSIYLILINLPFLYLGYREIGKTFAISTMVAVALLAIFVRFFHHIEAATDNAFLATVFGGIVIGIGVGLIIRNGGSLDGTEILAIIGNEKLGFSVGEIVMFFNIFILGSAGFVFGWDRAMYSLIAYFIAFKVIDIVVEGLDESKSVMIISDKPDEIAEAILFRLGRGVTHIYGKGAYTQESKELLYCIVTRIEVAKLKSIVLEHDPNAFVAIEHVHDVLGGRFKKKSIH is encoded by the coding sequence ATGAATCAATTGTATAAGGCCGTAAAGTTTAGTCGAAAGTGGTTTGTAGTTGCGCTGGGTAGTTTTTTGGTAGCTATTGGATTGGAATTGTTTTTGATTCCCAATCAGATTATTGATGGGGGAGTTGTAGGATTATCTATTATTTTCAGTGAGATTACACCTTTATCATTATCTATATACTTAATCTTAATCAATCTACCCTTCTTATATTTAGGTTATCGCGAAATCGGGAAAACCTTTGCCATCTCAACGATGGTGGCAGTCGCATTGCTAGCAATATTTGTCCGCTTTTTTCACCACATTGAAGCTGCAACAGACAATGCTTTTTTAGCCACCGTGTTCGGTGGTATTGTGATTGGGATTGGGGTAGGCTTAATCATACGAAATGGTGGCTCTTTGGATGGAACAGAAATCTTGGCGATCATTGGGAATGAAAAACTGGGATTTTCGGTGGGCGAGATTGTAATGTTTTTTAATATCTTTATTTTGGGCAGTGCAGGTTTTGTTTTTGGTTGGGATCGAGCCATGTATTCCTTGATCGCATACTTTATCGCCTTTAAAGTGATTGATATTGTGGTGGAGGGTTTAGATGAATCCAAGTCAGTCATGATCATCTCTGATAAACCGGATGAGATCGCAGAAGCAATTTTGTTCCGTTTGGGTCGCGGAGTAACCCACATATACGGTAAGGGTGCATATACACAGGAATCAAAAGAGCTTTTATACTGTATTGTGACCCGGATTGAGGTTGCTAAACTAAAAAGTATTGTGCTTGAGCACGATCCGAATGCCTTTGTGGCGATTGAACATGTACATGATGTTCTTGGAGGTCGATTTAAGAAGAAATCTATACACTAG